GTTTTTTTTTCACGAAACGATCGATCTCATTCGCAACGGGAGGAAGCACCGATGAGCATCAGAATCATGCCCTGTCTCGATATGCAGAACGGACGCGTCGTCAAGGGCGTTCAATTCGTCGACATTCGCGATGCCGGCGATCCGGTTGCCTGCTGCGTCGCCTACTGCCATGCCGGGGCGGATGAACTGGCCCTTCTGGATATCACCGCGACGGTCGAAGGACGAGCGACCATGCTGGATGTAGTCGAAAAAGTAGCGCGCGCCGCGACGATCCCTTTCACCGTCGGCGGGGGCATCAGCGACGTGGCCTCCGCTGAGGCTGTGCTGCGCGCCGGAGCCGACAAGATTTCAACGAGCAGCGCCGCCTTCCGCAAACCCGAGGTCATTCGAGACATGGTCAAGGCGTTCGGGACCGACCGGATCACCGTGGCCATCGATGCAGCAGTCAATGACCGTCTACCATCCGGATACGAGGTCTATATCGATGGAGGCCGGACCGCAACCGGCGCCGACGCCGTCGAATGGGCAAAACAAGTTGCCGGCTACGGTGTAAAAACGATTCTTCCCACCAGCAAGAGCACCGACGGGATGAAACAGGGTTTCGACCTGCCCCTGATCCGGAAAATAAAGGAAGCCACAGGAGTGGACGTGGTCGCTTCGGGCGGAGCCGGAAAGCTCGAGCACTTCTACGACGCAGTGGAGGCCGGCGCGGACATCCTTCTCGCCGCATCTGTTTTTCATTTCAATATCATTGGGATACAGGAACTCAAGACCTATCTTCAAGACCGGGGGGTGGCGGTGAGAGCCTGATTTATTCCCATCCGGAAATACGGGTAGTGTCACCATATCATTGACAGATAACTGGATGCATCAACAACTCCAAAAACGACCACGGATGGTCCGTTACGTTTCCCGCCATGGCGGGGGTCTTGGGGCGGAATATCCGGTCCCTGCCTCGGCTAAGCGTTCCGTGCGGGCGGATCAAATTGTAGCAGGCCACGCAGATGGCGAACTTGGCCCG
Above is a window of Desulfatiglans anilini DSM 4660 DNA encoding:
- the hisF gene encoding imidazole glycerol phosphate synthase subunit HisF, with translation MSIRIMPCLDMQNGRVVKGVQFVDIRDAGDPVACCVAYCHAGADELALLDITATVEGRATMLDVVEKVARAATIPFTVGGGISDVASAEAVLRAGADKISTSSAAFRKPEVIRDMVKAFGTDRITVAIDAAVNDRLPSGYEVYIDGGRTATGADAVEWAKQVAGYGVKTILPTSKSTDGMKQGFDLPLIRKIKEATGVDVVASGGAGKLEHFYDAVEAGADILLAASVFHFNIIGIQELKTYLQDRGVAVRA